GTACTGCTAAATCAAACCAATATCTAGTAAAATCACATGGAGAGATTAAATCTTTTGTTATTATACTATGAGGAGCACCAGTAGCGGTAAATACCAATGATATTGAGTTTATAAGTCTTCCGATTTCTTTGAAGCTCTCAACTTTTATTCTTGCATTTTGATTGTTCTGCATAATTTCATCATGAATCTTTTGTGCATTTTGTATTTCTCTATTTATTAGAACTATATTTGCGTGTGCATTTACTAAATGCTTAACACACAAAGAACTCATCTCTCCAGCACCAATAACTAGCGTATCTATGCCATCTAAACTCCCTAGCACATCTTTTGCTTGGGCGACTGCAGCTCCTGCAACTGACACAGAATTTTTAGAAATATTTGTAGAGTTTCGAACTGATGATGCACATTTAAAAGCATAATGAATTGCACGAGAGAGATTTAGCTTACAACAGCCAATGTCATATGAAAATTTAAAGGCACTCTTTAACTGACCGCTTATTTGTGTCTCTCCAATAACTAAGCTATCAAGTGAGCTTGCAACGCTAAAGAGATGATGTATTGCTGATATATCAGTGTAGAAGTCTGCTCTTTGTTTTAGCTCATCTAAATGTATTTTAGATTCATCGCTTAACTTTTGAAGAATATATCCTTCTGCTTTTTCATTATTATTGACATATGTGATAAATTCGATTCTATTACATGTCGAAAGAATGATTGCTTCATCGATAAATTTATTACCAACTAAAGAAGTTAGAAAGTCTTTTGTTTTTTGCTCTTTTAAATCAAATGCTAGTTTTTCTCGTAAGCATAAATCCGTGTTTTTATGCGTATAGCTTAAAATATAATAACTCATTGCTGCTAAAAATCCCTACAAATCATGTTTTCCATTATTTCTATAAGTTTATCACAAGATTGATTGATTATTGCTTCAATCCCATCTTGTGCTAATTTCTGTGCTAAAGTATGTGATTTTTTAATCGCACCACTTGAGTGCAGATTCTCCACAATCCAAGATTGCTCATCATCGCTTAATTTTCTACCAAAACATTCTAAAAGCCTATCTTTTCCGCCTTTATCCAAGTGGTGATATAGATATATGTAAGGAAGTGTGCTTTTTCCTTCTTTAAAATCACTCAAAGATGGTTTACCAAGTGTGCTTGAAGTCTGCGTAATATCCAAAATATCATCAATAATTTGAAATGCTAAACCAAGATTTCTGCCATAAAGCCCAAAAGATTCTGAATCTTTATTTGCCAAAATAGCAGCACTTTTTGCAGTTGCTTCAATTAATGATGCAGTCTTTAGCTCTATCATATCTAGATATCTTGATTCATCACTATTAAACTCATCACTCATCTTTACATCTAAAATCTCACCAATAGATAATTGAACTACAGAATTAGAAATTATTTGTGCAATCTCGATATTGCCAAATTTACTAAGCTCAAAAAACGCTTTAGAATAAAACACATCTCCAAGCATAATTGCATGTTTGTCTCCAAATGTCGCATTAATTGAAGGCTTATTTCGCCTTATCTTGGCATTATCAATTACATCATCATGAAACAATGAAGCACTCTGAATCATCTCAATAATGGCACATAACAAAATACTATCTTCACTAATTCCTGCTATGTTTAATGCAAGTTTGCTTCGTAGCATTTTACCACTTTGTAAATTTTGTATCATTTCTAGCACATAAGGGGAGTTAAGCTCTTTTAAGAAACACATAATCTTATTGCTAATTTGATCCAAAGCCTCCATTTTTCTCCTTTCTCTCATCAATTACATTAAAATCCCGCCTTCCATCATATATGTAATACTTCAAAGTAGCTACTTTTGTTTTTCTATTGTAGTCTTTAAAACACAACATAAAAAATGGTCCCTCGCTATAATTTTTCTGCTCTTCTTTAAATAAAGACACTTTATAGCAATTCCTTTGATAATCCCTATACAAGATAAATTGGTGTGGAAAATAATCATAATTTAAATGCATAACAAGCCCATTATTCTTTAATAAAGTCCAACGAAAATATAAAGTCTTTTGACTTTCGTTTGCTTGGAGAGTTACAATATAAAACTCATCTTTATTTAAGTCTAAAAACTTCTCACTCTTCCAATCAGGCGGTGCATATAAAGGCGATATTAAACAAATAGCCAAAAAAAACCAAGAGATTCTACTCATTTTGGCTTAATATTTTACCCATAGAATCTATTGCGATATTTTGAGTATATCTATGAATCTCTTCTGAAGATTCTTCGCTATTTACTATGTAGTTTAGCTCTTCTTCCCATGATTCTCCAAGTCTTTTTTCTAAGAGTATCTCTAAAGTTGCTAATCTTTCTAAGATTCTATGCAATTCTTTGCTTGATAGTGTTCTTGAAGCATTAAAAATAATGTCCAACCACTTATCTTGTGGTAATCCTTCAAAAATATGATCCATACTAATCCTTTTTATGTAATCTAGCTAAAATAGCATTTTTATGTGCATCTAGCCCCTCATTTTTAGCTAGTATAGCACACTTATCTCCAAGCTCTAAAATGCCTTGATGTGAAAATGAAATAATAGAGCTTTTTTTCAAAAAATTCTCAACACTTAATGGAGAGAAAAATCTTGCACTACCACCTGTTGGTAGAGTGTGATTTGGTCCTGCTATATAGTCTCCTATAGGTTCTGGCGTGTTTTCCCCTAAAAATATAGCACCTGCATGTTTTATCTCGCTTAGAATCTCTAGTGGATTTTCTGCTAAAATTTCCAAGTGTTCTGGTGCTATTTCATTCATAAGGCTTATTGCTTCTTTTAGATTTTGAGCGATTATTATAGCTCCTCTGTTGTTGATTGATTGTTCTGCTATATGCTTTTTTGGTAAATTTTGCAAGTTACTTTCTATAAGCTTTGATACTTCATGTGCCAAAGGTTCGTTTGTAGTTACTAAAATAGAACTTGCCATTTCATCATGCTCTGCTTGTGAGAGTAAATCTAATGCTACATATTCTGTGTTAAACTCTCCATCTGCTAGGATTCCTATTTCACTTGGTCCTGCTATCATATCAATATTTACTTCACCAAATACGAGCTTTTTGGCAATAGCTACATATATATTTCCAGGACCTGTTATTACATCGACTTTGTCTAAAAAATTAGCTCCATATGCCATTGTTGCAATTGCAGTTGCACCACCTATTTTATAAGCATGCTTGATATTACAAATATGCATTGCTGCTAAAAGAAGAGGATTTACTTTATTTTCTGGTGCTGGAGTGCACACGATTATATCTTCTACACCTGCAACTATTGCTGGAATCGCATTCATAAGTAGTGAGCTAGGATATGCTGCCTTTCCTCCCGGGATATACAATCCTGCTTTTTGTATTGGGCTAACTTTTTGACCTAGAATATTTCCATTATCTTCAAATGTAAGCCAAGTTTTTGGCATTTGCTTAGAGTGGAAATTATAGATTCGATTATATGCTACATGCAGTGCTTCTTTAAGAGTGGAATCTA
The sequence above is drawn from the Helicobacter ibis genome and encodes:
- the hisD gene encoding histidinol dehydrogenase, whose product is MLILNSKDSNFKIGFAEILQRAKLDITNLEPKVKEILDSVKNSGFLAIKEQISKFDLWNPTCENDFIIPTLSMKEAYENLDSTLKEALHVAYNRIYNFHSKQMPKTWLTFEDNGNILGQKVSPIQKAGLYIPGGKAAYPSSLLMNAIPAIVAGVEDIIVCTPAPENKVNPLLLAAMHICNIKHAYKIGGATAIATMAYGANFLDKVDVITGPGNIYVAIAKKLVFGEVNIDMIAGPSEIGILADGEFNTEYVALDLLSQAEHDEMASSILVTTNEPLAHEVSKLIESNLQNLPKKHIAEQSINNRGAIIIAQNLKEAISLMNEIAPEHLEILAENPLEILSEIKHAGAIFLGENTPEPIGDYIAGPNHTLPTGGSARFFSPLSVENFLKKSSIISFSHQGILELGDKCAILAKNEGLDAHKNAILARLHKKD
- a CDS encoding DUF2018 family protein, giving the protein MDHIFEGLPQDKWLDIIFNASRTLSSKELHRILERLATLEILLEKRLGESWEEELNYIVNSEESSEEIHRYTQNIAIDSMGKILSQNE
- the hemA gene encoding glutamyl-tRNA reductase, with the protein product MSYYILSYTHKNTDLCLREKLAFDLKEQKTKDFLTSLVGNKFIDEAIILSTCNRIEFITYVNNNEKAEGYILQKLSDESKIHLDELKQRADFYTDISAIHHLFSVASSLDSLVIGETQISGQLKSAFKFSYDIGCCKLNLSRAIHYAFKCASSVRNSTNISKNSVSVAGAAVAQAKDVLGSLDGIDTLVIGAGEMSSLCVKHLVNAHANIVLINREIQNAQKIHDEIMQNNQNARIKVESFKEIGRLINSISLVFTATGAPHSIITKDLISPCDFTRYWFDLAVPRDIDCIDDSNIKIYAVDDLQDIVQKNLALREEQARVAYGIVGRYTEEFFSWISTLSVEPLIKLIRQKAKDSSLKELQKGIQKGYLPKEYEKNIEKTLHNAFNVFLHDLTMNLKSVSNTQKGDMIIESLQFLFDDNDIKMTEQYKCEYATDSKK
- a CDS encoding polyprenyl synthetase family protein produces the protein MEALDQISNKIMCFLKELNSPYVLEMIQNLQSGKMLRSKLALNIAGISEDSILLCAIIEMIQSASLFHDDVIDNAKIRRNKPSINATFGDKHAIMLGDVFYSKAFFELSKFGNIEIAQIISNSVVQLSIGEILDVKMSDEFNSDESRYLDMIELKTASLIEATAKSAAILANKDSESFGLYGRNLGLAFQIIDDILDITQTSSTLGKPSLSDFKEGKSTLPYIYLYHHLDKGGKDRLLECFGRKLSDDEQSWIVENLHSSGAIKKSHTLAQKLAQDGIEAIINQSCDKLIEIMENMICRDF